The DNA sequence GATCCTTTCATGATTTGTTGAAGCTTTTGCGTTTGTTCTGGGTTTTTGGGTTTATAGGAATTTTTCTGAGTTTTGCAATATTTTAACGTAAGGTATTATCAGAATATGTTGCATCTTCatgaattttgaattgaaaaaatgaaaaattatttaagCACTTGGAGGGTTTTGCGTCTTAAGTATGAAGGTTATGAGCTATTTGTTACTATTACTCATAGTTGCAGTATATGATTAGTGAATTAGGTTTGATAGGAAACTACTTAGATGGCGGCAAAGTTTTAAATAACAGTCGCGCATAAAGACTTACTGATTGCGGTTGTTGCAGTGTAAATTAACTGCAATTTGTTCTCTATCACAAAAAAAAGGTGACTAACGGTATTGATATCGACACCTTCTGATACTGATTTGCTGGGGCCGTTTTCGCAGTAAAGGACGGTTTTTAAAACCTTGGAtgatgggtttttcataagcaaatGGTTAGTGGTTAATTTGTTTAGGAAATGGGAGATTGATTTGTAGTCGGGGTCGTATCTAAACCTCCCACAATAGTGTAGTCAAGATCGAGTGTTGCATCTTAAGATCTTACGAGCTGAGGTTGCCTTTTAGTGCTACCTTTTAGTGCTACATCGGAGAAAGATTTCTTTTTTTTACGGCATGGTCAAGATCGAGCTTTCTAGAGCAAGATCGTTAAAAAAAAAGCGTTGGGCCTGTTTTTTGGGCTGCTTAACCGGGTCGGATTGTTTAAGTGAACACTTATTTCAATTAGGTTCTCCTGCCTAACCCTAAAACAGAAACGGCTGCATCTTTCATGATAATTCTCCTCCTTTCAcgacaattaattaaattggttggttttatgtgtgtgtatatatgaAATTACTGTTTTTCCCTTCGGTAGGATCTTATGTGTTGTGCTACGATCCTAGTTTTACAATCTTTCACAGGCCGTCCGACCCTACTTAAGATCTCATGCTTGACTACCTTGTCTCACATAATATTCCTGGGGTGGTatgaatattttgatatttttaaagcCGTTACATTTTTGCCATGGTATGAATATGATGATGGTATTTTTAAAGCCAGTACTTTTTTGCAATGTTTTTTTGTTTTCCAATTACAAGTACATTATTTATTCTGTTCGATTTGTCACATGAATTGGGAGGAtggattttgaaaaacaaactgcAAAATGATTTTGGTTGATGCTTGATACAAATAATCAACCTTTCTACATTCTAGCTTTAGAGTATGCTATCCATGTACAATTATTAATTGTTAAGTTTTAAATTGACAGTTATCTTTTTATTTTGTCCTCTGAACTGCTTGCCCTCAGTTCAGAAGGGTTAAACCCAACCTTGTTTATATCATGTGCTCAAATCGTTCACTCAATAAGATGTGTGTTGTTACTGCTTCTGTTACATTTTCGGTTGTTGAGAAGTTTTGCAGAAATAAGAGGAATCTTATCTTTCATATTTTCTTATGTTATCTTTTCTAGGATCCCCGAGAGGAAGTCCTTCAAGCATGGTATATGGATGATAGCAATGAAGATCAACGACTTCCCCATCACAAAGAACCCAAGGAGTTCGTCTCATTGGATCAACTTGCTGGTAAGCTTGTTGTTACCTATGTCAGTTATATTTACATGAAAATTGTAGGATTTGCACTCACAAGTCATGTCTGAACTTTGCTTCGGGTTTAAATTGCAGAGCTTGGAGTCCTTAGCTGGAAATTAGATGCCGATAACCCTGACACAGACCCAGAGCTGAAGAAGATTCGTGAAGAACGCGGTTACTCTTACTTGGTTAGTGATGCTAATGTTTTATTGCCATTGTTTAGATGAACTACCTTTCCCTTTACTCACAATAAATATCTATATGTAAAGAAATACACAAAATGTGCAGAACCATGACTGTTTAAGTATATGTAACATTGAGAACTATTTATGTGAATTATaataaaaactctttttgttttgatgtcGAATATATGCATTTTAACATTCCGGCCTTGTTCATGCTTTTTACATTCTTATCCAAGGCATCATTTTTGTGTAGGATGTTTGTGAGATCTCCCGAGAAAAGTTGCCAAATTATGATGAGAAGATCAAGAATTTCTTTGAAGAGCATCTGCACACTGACGAGGAGATCCGTTACGCCGTTGCTGGAAGTGGTATgaacaattttttatttgatcTAATTTTTTCATTACCATGCCTACCCTGTTAAGTTTCTAAGCATTCTCTGTTTTTCTTTAGGTTACTTTGATGTAAGGGATCGCAATGAGGCTTGGATTcgtgtatgggtgaagaaaggggGAATGATCATTTTACCTGCTGGAATTTATCACCGTTTTACACTGGATGAGGGCAATTATATTAAGGTATTGATTTTTGCTTCACTACTTTCCTCTCCtctgttattaattttaaatcatCATATCCCTAACCTAAGCTTTTCGTTTTTCTGTCTGTCTATCTCATTTTTGTTATCTTTTAACTATTGATGTGCATGTTCAACTTTTTTATCTTAGCATTTGGGGAAATTAGTCTACATCATGTGTTTCTTACACGTTTGTAATTATGCAGGCTATGCGATTTTTTGTTGGTGAACCAGTTTGGACCCCATACAATCGCCCACACGACCATCTCCCTGCAAGGTATGATTTAACAAGTTCAGTAGTAACATATTTGACAATCAGAGACTTTATGTCGAAACTCATATTGTGATTTTAATGCGCAGAGGGGAATATATAAAGAATTTTGTGGAGAAGAATGTTGGCAACCATACTGTTAACGCCACTGCATGATTTGGTTTCTGCTTGATTGTAGCATGGGATAAAAAGGACTAAGGCTTTGATACTAAAATggtgtttaaaaataataataatggtcTCTTTAACAAAGAGGCCCATCCTCTTTTGTTTGGTATGTAACCTTTAAGCCTGGATGTTGGTTGTATTTCATGCTATCGTGTTTGTTACCTGTGTTGTATAATTAAAAATTGTATTTACAAGTATTGTTGTTATTTTCAGTGTTTGGGGACAGAATAAACATACAGAAATTGAATGTTGGTATAATATAATGTGCTGTTTTGGTTGCATTTTACTTTTACAAAAGTTTTAGAGTGTTTGTTTAAGATTATTTTGGGAtagattatttttaatgttttttttttttttaattaggaCCTAATTTTTATAGGTTCAAAATATAGAagtctaaaatttaaaaaataattgacaTTCAAAATAGAGGATATCTCATTGCACCCCTTGATATTCTTATCAACCTGGTAAAATTTTATGTCCTCTGCATTGGTAGATACACATCTGgaagtattttttttaacaaaatttagtttttttcgtAGGTATCTATAGAAACATTAAAAACATAGTGAACATTaggaaaattcaaattaatttagtTCAGTGAATCTTTCATGAATGTATTTACAGAACGTGTTAAAAACATAACATTCCgaagatgtacctacggaacctTATGGGATATTTTAAATCAACTGTTTCACTCctaaattgtaattttttttacaaaaatggaacatcaaattatagcACATCAAAGATGTGCAATTTAAAGGCAATGAGACATCAAATTATAGTACATCAAAGTAATGCAATTTAAAGGCAATGAAATATAGTACACCAAAAAAATACATCGTATAAATCATCCAAATAGTGTCaaatacaaaatcaaaataaagTACTTAAATGTAATCAAAATACAAACATCAATAAAATCACAGGCATCACTACTGTGTGTGCTGGATAAtatccaaaaataattaaaatagtataAAAAATTATCGGAGGTCAGTTGTTCCGTCGTAAGTTTTCATCTCCAACTATTTTTGGAGTTCCCACTTGTTGGGGTACTAATTGATCATTCATCTAAAGGCATTTAAAAAAGAGATTTCTTCACTCTCTTTGGAATCATCAGAGAATGAGGGATGGACAATTCTTCAATGATGGTGACCTCAGGATCTTGATTGTCAGCCTTCCCGCCCAAAGCTTAGAGGAGTACGCCTTCCAGAAGGAATGAAAGCTTCAAACGCCTTCCATGATCCCGTGTTCTCTAGCATCTAGAGGAATCGTCACTGTGGTACGTCGTCCATAAGCTTTGAAGGTGGTGATTCGGAATTTTGACTTTTTAAAGTTATTCGTTTTGGGGTTCCAAAATTGCAGGCTGTCTGTTGACCGCTACAAGTAAGTTTCTCAATAAAGTATTTGTTTCTTTGTTGGCTACCTAACCCCTCGAAAGGAGGTCGTAAGGTGTTTTGTTGTTTCCTTCTTAAGACTGATATATCTTTGCAACCATTAGCGCCAGAAGCTCAGCGTCCAAAAGAAGAGATGCAAGCGCCTTAACCCGGCGGAGGAGGCCTAATGTGACTACTTGGGTCAGAGGATGAAGGAGTGATTCTTTCTTTCGTCAAGGTTTCCTCCTCATTACTTCGCTTGCTATGGACTGTAGGTAGGTTGAAATGTGGGTTGCCCTTCTTCCCCGATTTGCAATTTCCTGATGTTTGAGAAAAGGGTTTaaactttatttttctttattataaAGGGCATTAATATTCCTTCCTACTATGAGGTTTTTCTTGTTGTTGGATATGCATGGTACTTGTTGTCCCCCGAATCTAAGAATCTTGTCATTTTCAGGTTGTATATGATGAACGAATGAGGGGGTGGTACCTATAAATACTTCTATGCTCAAGTCAGTGATTTTCGAATATGAGAGGTATAAAATTTAAGGAATATTGTGTATCTTGATTTGATGTCTAATGTCTCTTACGTAGGGTTTTATTAAGGTTTCTGAATACCTTTACCATTGGCT is a window from the Vicia villosa cultivar HV-30 ecotype Madison, WI unplaced genomic scaffold, Vvil1.0 ctg.000849F_1_1_2_unsc, whole genome shotgun sequence genome containing:
- the LOC131631611 gene encoding acireductone dioxygenase 2-like; translated protein: MDDSNEDQRLPHHKEPKEFVSLDQLAELGVLSWKLDADNPDTDPELKKIREERGYSYLDVCEISREKLPNYDEKIKNFFEEHLHTDEEIRYAVAGSGYFDVRDRNEAWIRVWVKKGGMIILPAGIYHRFTLDEGNYIKAMRFFVGEPVWTPYNRPHDHLPARGEYIKNFVEKNVGNHTVNATA